The Akkermansia sp. N21116 genome includes a region encoding these proteins:
- a CDS encoding sugar-binding domain-containing protein, which yields MTTIRHILSTAILAGALSYASMADIPLQGTWNYALDPDDKGVQEQWFGKKLDHVLTLPGSIQSQGIGENVGPNTPWVGNKRDTKSVLGDPVYKKYAQQGGDIPYKVPSWLQPDKYYQGVTWFQREIDLPASSSGEWMVELERTHWETSLYVDDQFVGSRDSLGTPHRYLLKGLTPGKHRLTVRVDNRVHIPVGIDAHSVSDHTQSNWNGIVGRMAINALPPARVEDVRLTPSVKGKSVQMDASVRKNPVRASKVLVEVVTEDGRRIGDPVELQVEQGEGTAQVQANLILGDKAELWDEHNPVCYYVRTTIGEGRDADVKKTVFGLREFKVDGTRFVINGKPVFLRGTLECCVFPKTGYPATDVASWEKMFKIAREYGLNHIRFHSWCPPEAAFEAADKLGLYLQVECGAWSMVVGDDPKLNNWVREEGDRILKEYGNHPSFCLMAYGNEPGGNNLVNYLANLVDSWKKADSRRVYTGAAGWPYLGNADYWNAPDPRIQGWGAGLRSRINAQPPTFDYDFRDIIKKNMPTVSHEIGQWCAFPDFKEIAQYTGVLKAKNFELFQEVLSNKGMADLADEFLFASGRLQTLCYKADIEAALRTPDMGGFQLLGLTDFPGQGSALVGTLNAQWGSKGYVDAQEYRTFCSDTVPLVRFPRMIWHNNETLEVPVEIAHFGKETLKGASVEWKASCRDGKVVASGQFSSDIPLGNANQVGKISFPLSQIADPACLTVEVSVKDASGASVQGRNMWNIWVYPATLPEVKDMPYVTHCFDQKTREHLAQGGKVLLSLKKGSLAPQNGGNIAVGFSSIFWNTAWTNNQAPHTLGVYCNPKHPALAAFPNDGYSDWQWWDIVHDSQAIVMDSLPKSYRPIIHYIDDWFINRKLGLLMEMKVGNGKLIVCGADLDKDLDKRPGARQFRHSILQYMASADFNPSQELTVEDLEKLLPSSPVKNK from the coding sequence ATGACAACGATACGACACATACTATCAACAGCCATTCTGGCAGGCGCATTGAGTTATGCGTCGATGGCGGACATTCCGCTCCAGGGTACATGGAATTATGCTTTGGACCCCGATGACAAAGGTGTTCAGGAACAATGGTTCGGCAAAAAGCTGGATCATGTGTTAACGCTCCCGGGCTCGATCCAGAGCCAGGGCATCGGAGAAAACGTGGGGCCCAATACACCGTGGGTCGGCAACAAGAGGGATACCAAGTCTGTATTGGGGGATCCCGTGTACAAAAAATATGCGCAGCAGGGCGGGGACATCCCATACAAAGTACCTTCCTGGCTGCAACCGGACAAATATTATCAGGGCGTTACCTGGTTCCAGAGAGAAATTGACCTTCCCGCTTCATCATCGGGTGAGTGGATGGTAGAACTGGAACGGACGCACTGGGAGACATCTCTTTATGTGGACGATCAGTTCGTTGGCAGCCGGGATTCGCTTGGTACGCCCCATCGTTACCTGCTCAAGGGGTTGACACCGGGGAAACACCGGCTGACGGTGCGGGTGGATAACCGCGTACACATCCCTGTCGGTATTGATGCGCACAGCGTTTCCGACCATACGCAGAGCAATTGGAACGGCATCGTCGGCAGAATGGCGATCAATGCACTTCCTCCTGCTCGCGTGGAAGATGTCCGGCTGACTCCGTCCGTGAAAGGCAAGTCCGTCCAGATGGATGCTTCCGTCAGGAAGAATCCCGTCCGGGCGAGCAAGGTTCTTGTAGAAGTGGTGACGGAAGATGGACGGAGAATCGGCGATCCTGTGGAATTACAGGTGGAACAGGGCGAGGGGACGGCGCAGGTACAGGCCAACTTGATCCTCGGCGACAAGGCCGAGCTTTGGGACGAGCACAATCCCGTGTGTTACTATGTCCGGACGACTATCGGTGAAGGCCGGGATGCCGATGTGAAGAAGACGGTTTTTGGCCTTCGCGAGTTCAAGGTGGATGGTACGCGTTTTGTTATTAATGGGAAACCGGTTTTCTTGCGCGGTACGCTGGAATGCTGTGTCTTCCCGAAGACGGGGTATCCTGCTACGGATGTAGCTTCCTGGGAAAAAATGTTCAAAATAGCCCGGGAGTATGGACTCAACCACATCCGCTTCCATTCCTGGTGTCCACCGGAGGCTGCCTTTGAGGCTGCGGACAAGTTGGGATTGTATTTGCAGGTGGAATGCGGAGCCTGGAGCATGGTGGTCGGCGATGATCCCAAACTCAATAACTGGGTGCGCGAAGAAGGAGACCGCATTCTTAAGGAATACGGCAACCACCCTTCATTCTGTCTGATGGCTTATGGGAACGAACCCGGCGGTAATAATCTTGTGAACTATCTGGCGAATCTCGTCGATAGCTGGAAGAAGGCAGACTCGCGCCGCGTTTACACGGGGGCCGCCGGGTGGCCGTATCTGGGAAACGCCGATTACTGGAATGCTCCGGATCCTAGAATCCAGGGCTGGGGAGCCGGACTCCGTAGCCGGATCAATGCCCAGCCGCCGACGTTTGACTATGACTTCCGCGACATCATCAAGAAGAACATGCCCACAGTCAGTCATGAAATTGGCCAGTGGTGTGCCTTCCCCGACTTCAAGGAAATTGCCCAGTACACGGGCGTTTTGAAGGCGAAGAATTTCGAGCTGTTTCAGGAAGTTCTTTCCAACAAGGGAATGGCCGATTTGGCGGACGAGTTTCTTTTTGCCTCTGGCAGGCTTCAAACGCTCTGCTACAAGGCGGATATCGAAGCCGCCCTGCGCACGCCGGACATGGGCGGATTCCAGCTTTTGGGCCTGACGGATTTTCCTGGTCAGGGTTCGGCTCTGGTCGGAACCTTGAATGCCCAATGGGGCTCCAAGGGCTATGTCGATGCGCAGGAGTACCGGACGTTCTGCAGCGACACCGTGCCTCTGGTGCGTTTCCCGCGCATGATCTGGCACAACAACGAAACCTTGGAAGTCCCGGTGGAGATTGCCCATTTCGGCAAGGAAACCCTGAAGGGAGCCTCGGTGGAGTGGAAGGCATCATGTCGAGACGGCAAGGTGGTGGCTTCCGGTCAATTCTCCAGCGATATCCCCTTGGGAAATGCTAATCAGGTTGGAAAGATTTCATTCCCTCTGTCTCAGATTGCAGATCCCGCATGCCTGACAGTGGAGGTGAGCGTCAAGGATGCTTCCGGAGCATCCGTCCAGGGGCGCAATATGTGGAACATCTGGGTGTATCCGGCCACACTTCCCGAGGTGAAGGATATGCCTTATGTGACGCATTGTTTCGATCAGAAGACTAGGGAACACCTGGCTCAGGGCGGAAAGGTACTCCTCTCCTTGAAGAAAGGCTCTCTCGCTCCGCAGAATGGCGGCAACATCGCCGTCGGATTCTCATCGATCTTCTGGAACACGGCCTGGACGAACAATCAGGCTCCGCACACGCTCGGCGTGTACTGCAATCCCAAACATCCGGCTTTGGCGGCATTCCCCAACGACGGCTATTCCGACTGGCAGTGGTGGGACATCGTGCATGACAGCCAGGCCATCGTGATGGATTCCCTGCCGAAATCGTATCGCCCCATCATCCACTACATCGACGACTGGTTCATCAACCGGAAGCTGGGGCTACTCATGGAAATGAAGGTCGGGAATGGCAAATTGATCGTCTGTGGCGCGGATCTCGACAAGGATTTGGACAAACGCCCCGGCGCACGCCAATTCCGCCACAGCATCCTGCAATACATGGCTTCCGCGGATTTTAACCCATCCCAGGAACTGACCGTCGAGGATTTGGAAAAACTGCTCCCTTCTTCACCCGTCAAAAACAAGTAA
- a CDS encoding S41 family peptidase: MIKHVFTVCMLACLLACTGNAGEYSSDWKAFEQEVDAKYPFFELKKIGSDWKKAKRKLKDKADQARNDEEFLKVVMEALGVLRDGHAGFQKTRSPIPAREPEYALPLTLVPAINKQVVIADASPEVLKNLPPGTLVRSIDGVPARKFLDTKTEETWKQGGGFSSPQRAAVFVYRQPLASQKISEHKLVVSDGKRDRTITLKNDWEAKGWNHTYHMPRLDRGEGFCSYTRLPSGVGYMYLRRIRGKETLQGVRAALSKFPDTKGWIIDLRGNGGGNYSSELPAALVETKLPLAVIIDAGCMSAGETLARDLKNGAGAKLFGSTTAGASSAKYTWSFPSGVATLILSQRSRGGLNGKPIEFFGIAPDVPIEADPAELARGENSEIKAAENFVLKK; the protein is encoded by the coding sequence ATGATTAAGCATGTTTTCACAGTGTGCATGCTGGCGTGTTTACTGGCATGTACAGGTAATGCCGGGGAGTATTCTTCCGACTGGAAGGCCTTTGAACAGGAAGTGGATGCCAAATATCCATTTTTTGAGCTGAAGAAAATCGGCAGCGACTGGAAGAAGGCAAAACGCAAACTGAAGGACAAGGCCGACCAGGCACGGAATGATGAAGAGTTTTTGAAGGTGGTAATGGAGGCTCTGGGTGTTTTGCGCGATGGACACGCGGGGTTTCAGAAAACCCGCTCCCCCATTCCCGCCAGAGAGCCGGAATATGCGTTGCCGCTCACGCTGGTGCCAGCCATCAACAAGCAGGTGGTCATTGCGGATGCTTCCCCGGAAGTGCTGAAAAACCTGCCTCCGGGAACACTGGTTCGCAGTATTGACGGAGTACCTGCCCGAAAATTTCTGGATACCAAGACGGAGGAAACATGGAAGCAGGGCGGTGGCTTTTCCAGTCCCCAGCGTGCGGCTGTATTCGTCTATCGCCAGCCCTTGGCTTCACAAAAAATCTCGGAACACAAACTCGTCGTCAGCGACGGAAAGCGCGATCGTACCATCACCTTGAAAAATGATTGGGAAGCGAAGGGATGGAATCATACCTACCACATGCCCAGGCTGGACCGTGGCGAGGGCTTCTGCTCATACACCCGGCTTCCCAGCGGCGTGGGATACATGTATCTTCGCCGCATCCGTGGGAAGGAAACCCTGCAAGGCGTTCGTGCAGCCCTGAGCAAATTCCCGGATACCAAAGGGTGGATTATCGACTTACGCGGCAATGGAGGGGGTAATTATAGTTCGGAGTTGCCTGCGGCATTGGTGGAGACCAAGCTCCCCCTGGCAGTAATTATCGATGCCGGCTGCATGTCGGCAGGCGAGACTTTGGCTCGCGATTTGAAGAATGGTGCTGGTGCAAAGTTGTTCGGGTCTACAACTGCGGGTGCTTCCAGTGCCAAATATACTTGGAGTTTTCCTAGTGGCGTAGCTACCTTGATTTTGTCTCAGCGGAGTCGTGGCGGTTTGAATGGGAAGCCCATTGAGTTTTTCGGAATAGCTCCTGACGTTCCAATTGAAGCCGACCCAGCGGAACTGGCCCGTGGTGAAAACAGCGAGATCAAGGCTGCGGAGAATTTCGTGTTGAAAAAATGA
- a CDS encoding alpha-L-fucosidase, with product MIHSFALAEEVATFSTIPVELGESQESIIRKAAQVVPTSNQLDALKNEFIAFINMGPNTFTCKEWGDGKEDPKVFDLKTLDTDQWCRVMKTAGMKMVIMTVKHHDGFCLWQTRYTDHGMMSSNFENGKGDILRELVQSCQKYGLKLGIYVSPADLYQMENPQGLYGNGSKATKRTIPRNVPGRPFKSTEKFEFEVDDYNEYFLNQLYELLTEYGPVNELWFDGAHPKSKGGQKYNYTAWKELIHKLAPKAVVFGREDIRWCGNEAGGTRASEWNVIPYQFDPLTSQQFPDITDNDIASREKLYAAKFLHYQPTEVNTSIREGWFYRDDTNQKVRNADDVFDIYERAVGGNSVFLLNIPPNREGKFSPADVQCLEEVGQRIRETYGTDLLKGAQGDVALLDDDLDTFVQLPGLSGELILSMSHPVTINRLVLQEAIAKCGERVEEHAVDAWIDGAWKEIAQATNIGYKRILRFPDVTTDKIRVRVLQSRSVPPGIAKVSAHFYKNRPPQLQVTVSRENRVTLESVRHQFGWKSHGQDAAKNLGGTMVIHYTVDGTDPTASSPVYKAPFTMDCGMLKALAIAGGQAGPVFKEIVGYPKGDWTLAKSSGQEPGHEADKAFDGNDQTYWTTPPGQSPHFLELDLGTERLLSGFAYTPQKENAKGMMERGVIKTSQDGKSWSVLENFEFGNLINDPTKREHFFKKKVKARYIRVEATGIAAGGKELSIAELSLF from the coding sequence ATGATCCATTCTTTTGCCTTGGCTGAAGAAGTTGCTACTTTTTCGACCATTCCGGTGGAGTTGGGCGAAAGTCAGGAATCCATTATACGGAAGGCTGCTCAGGTTGTCCCGACATCCAACCAGCTGGATGCTCTCAAAAACGAGTTTATCGCTTTTATTAACATGGGCCCCAATACATTCACCTGTAAGGAATGGGGGGATGGGAAGGAAGATCCGAAAGTTTTTGACCTGAAGACGCTTGATACCGATCAATGGTGCCGGGTGATGAAGACGGCGGGCATGAAGATGGTTATCATGACTGTCAAACACCACGATGGGTTTTGCCTGTGGCAAACCCGGTATACCGACCACGGCATGATGTCGAGTAACTTTGAAAATGGAAAGGGAGATATTCTTCGAGAACTGGTTCAGTCATGCCAAAAGTACGGATTGAAGCTGGGTATTTATGTTTCTCCGGCAGATTTGTATCAGATGGAAAACCCTCAAGGGCTGTACGGCAATGGCAGCAAAGCTACCAAGAGGACAATTCCCAGGAATGTTCCGGGGCGTCCCTTCAAGAGTACGGAGAAATTTGAATTTGAGGTCGATGACTACAATGAATATTTCCTGAACCAGCTCTATGAATTGCTGACGGAGTACGGCCCCGTGAACGAGTTGTGGTTTGATGGCGCCCATCCCAAGAGCAAGGGTGGGCAGAAGTACAATTATACCGCGTGGAAGGAATTGATCCATAAGCTGGCCCCAAAGGCTGTGGTTTTCGGGCGCGAGGATATTCGCTGGTGCGGCAATGAAGCCGGAGGAACGCGCGCTTCCGAATGGAATGTGATCCCCTACCAGTTTGACCCGCTGACGTCACAGCAATTCCCGGATATTACGGACAATGACATTGCCAGCCGGGAAAAACTCTACGCAGCCAAGTTCCTGCACTACCAGCCGACGGAAGTGAATACCTCGATTCGCGAGGGCTGGTTTTATCGCGACGATACCAACCAGAAGGTGCGCAATGCCGACGATGTGTTCGATATCTATGAGCGCGCCGTCGGGGGCAATTCCGTGTTCTTGCTGAATATCCCGCCGAATCGCGAGGGGAAATTCTCTCCGGCAGACGTCCAGTGCCTGGAGGAAGTGGGGCAACGCATTCGCGAAACCTACGGAACGGATCTTCTGAAGGGTGCCCAGGGTGATGTTGCTCTGCTGGATGATGATCTCGATACTTTTGTTCAGTTGCCGGGTTTGTCTGGTGAACTCATCCTGAGTATGTCTCATCCGGTGACGATCAACCGCCTGGTGCTTCAGGAGGCCATTGCCAAATGCGGTGAACGCGTGGAAGAACATGCCGTGGATGCCTGGATTGATGGAGCCTGGAAGGAAATTGCCCAAGCGACCAACATCGGTTACAAACGGATTCTGCGTTTCCCTGACGTGACGACGGACAAGATTCGCGTGCGTGTACTTCAATCTCGCAGCGTGCCTCCCGGCATCGCCAAAGTTTCTGCGCACTTTTACAAGAACCGTCCGCCGCAATTGCAGGTTACGGTAAGTAGGGAGAATAGGGTGACGCTGGAATCAGTCCGCCATCAGTTCGGGTGGAAATCCCATGGACAGGATGCGGCGAAGAATCTTGGCGGCACGATGGTAATTCACTACACGGTTGACGGTACGGATCCTACGGCTTCATCTCCCGTGTATAAGGCTCCCTTCACGATGGATTGCGGGATGCTGAAGGCCCTGGCCATTGCTGGCGGGCAGGCTGGCCCCGTATTCAAGGAAATCGTCGGTTATCCGAAGGGCGATTGGACGCTGGCGAAGTCATCCGGGCAGGAGCCCGGACATGAAGCCGACAAAGCTTTCGATGGCAATGACCAGACGTATTGGACGACTCCGCCCGGGCAATCTCCTCATTTCCTGGAACTCGATCTGGGTACCGAACGTCTCTTGAGCGGCTTTGCCTATACCCCGCAGAAGGAGAATGCCAAGGGGATGATGGAACGCGGCGTCATTAAGACGAGCCAGGACGGCAAAAGCTGGTCGGTGCTGGAAAACTTCGAATTCGGCAACCTGATCAATGATCCGACGAAGCGCGAACATTTCTTCAAGAAAAAGGTCAAGGCCCGGTACATCCGGGTGGAAGCTACCGGGATCGCAGCCGGAGGCAAGGAACTGAGCATCGCGGAACTATCCCTGTTCTAG
- a CDS encoding DUF2238 domain-containing protein, whose product MSRLFTVILSLMFVILSIWSGWEPVMRSVWYIEFAPAEVIFILFLFIDSRFRFSATSRILIFAWLFWHTIGAHYTFANVPFQWFSDLLDTPRNHFDRISHFLIGLYAFPIAEWLTRTCKLTLPVALVFSLSSIMAVAAGYEIFEWIYAVFDGGENGLEILGAQGDIWDAQKDMLCDTAGAVFALILFSLIRPYKRSVHALPPTE is encoded by the coding sequence ATGAGCAGATTATTTACGGTCATTCTCTCCCTCATGTTCGTCATCCTTTCCATATGGTCGGGATGGGAACCGGTCATGCGCAGCGTCTGGTATATTGAATTTGCCCCGGCAGAAGTCATCTTCATCCTGTTTCTCTTCATCGACAGCCGGTTCCGTTTCAGTGCGACAAGTCGTATTCTGATCTTCGCATGGCTCTTCTGGCATACGATCGGCGCTCATTACACATTTGCCAACGTTCCCTTCCAATGGTTCTCCGATCTGCTGGACACCCCACGTAACCATTTTGATCGCATCAGCCACTTCCTCATCGGTCTATACGCCTTCCCCATTGCCGAATGGCTTACTCGTACCTGCAAGCTCACCCTGCCGGTAGCACTGGTCTTCTCCCTCAGCTCCATCATGGCTGTCGCCGCCGGATACGAAATTTTCGAATGGATTTATGCCGTCTTTGATGGAGGTGAAAACGGTCTCGAAATCCTCGGAGCGCAAGGCGACATCTGGGATGCGCAAAAAGACATGCTCTGCGATACCGCCGGAGCCGTCTTCGCCTTGATCCTCTTCTCCCTCATCAGGCCTTATAAAAGGAGCGTTCACGCACTACCTCCTACTGAGTAG
- a CDS encoding arylsulfatase yields the protein MFVRTLVGCACAACFACTLLAAEDQNIPRPKAIIYFYADDLGYGDTGCYGATKIPTPHIDKLAEQGVRFTNAHSTTSVCTPSRYAVMTGEYPWRKKGVHILPGDAPLIVPTADRRMTLPSMLKKAGYKTCAVGKWHLGLGNGEIDWNKPISPNPRDVGFDESYIMAATADRVPCVYIRNGIVENLDPDDPIEISYKKKIPGVPTGREHPEALRYSCNNQHMDTIINGISRIGFIKGGKSALWKDCDLADDLTNEAIAFIEKNKETPFFLYFATNDIHTPRDPHGRFLGKSQCGIRGDAVVQLDDCLGRIVQALEKAGIKNDTLIIFSSDNGPVVIDGYYDGALKDLNGHRPSGPWKGGKYSLDEGGTRVPFIVSWPGHTADGTTSDALISQMDLAASLAALTRQTYPDGVFPDSQNLMSTLLGQKKQGRKNLVEQALSETRLAMVSGDYKYIPSSSDNRAKKKSSDAILYILKNDPGETDNIAKKYPELVQKIHEEFLHELGTK from the coding sequence ATGTTTGTAAGGACACTTGTGGGTTGTGCATGCGCAGCATGTTTTGCATGTACTTTACTGGCAGCTGAAGATCAAAATATTCCACGCCCCAAGGCAATCATTTATTTTTATGCGGATGATCTGGGATACGGCGATACGGGGTGTTATGGAGCAACAAAAATCCCTACACCCCATATCGATAAACTGGCGGAACAGGGAGTGAGATTTACCAATGCCCACAGTACGACATCCGTTTGTACCCCTTCCCGTTATGCTGTGATGACGGGGGAGTACCCGTGGAGAAAAAAGGGAGTCCATATTCTTCCGGGTGACGCTCCTCTCATTGTTCCAACGGCAGACAGGAGAATGACCCTGCCTTCGATGTTGAAGAAGGCAGGGTATAAAACATGTGCTGTTGGAAAATGGCATTTGGGGCTGGGCAATGGAGAAATCGACTGGAACAAACCCATTTCTCCGAATCCCAGGGATGTCGGTTTTGATGAAAGTTATATCATGGCCGCAACGGCTGATCGCGTCCCTTGCGTATATATCAGGAATGGGATTGTCGAGAATTTGGATCCCGATGATCCCATAGAAATCAGTTATAAAAAGAAAATCCCGGGTGTTCCCACAGGAAGAGAACATCCTGAAGCCTTAAGGTATTCATGCAATAATCAGCACATGGATACGATCATTAACGGCATTAGCAGAATTGGATTCATAAAAGGGGGAAAATCCGCTTTATGGAAGGATTGCGACCTTGCGGATGACCTGACCAATGAGGCCATTGCTTTTATCGAAAAAAATAAAGAGACACCGTTCTTCCTGTATTTTGCCACCAATGATATTCATACGCCCAGAGACCCCCATGGACGTTTTCTCGGCAAGAGCCAGTGTGGGATCCGGGGTGATGCGGTTGTCCAATTGGATGATTGCCTGGGGCGGATTGTCCAGGCTTTGGAAAAGGCAGGTATTAAAAACGATACTTTGATCATCTTCTCCAGTGACAACGGGCCGGTTGTGATTGACGGATATTACGATGGTGCCTTGAAAGATCTGAACGGACATCGACCGTCCGGCCCGTGGAAAGGTGGCAAATATAGTCTGGATGAAGGGGGAACGAGGGTACCGTTCATTGTATCATGGCCGGGACATACTGCTGATGGTACGACGAGTGATGCCCTTATTTCCCAAATGGATTTGGCCGCATCACTGGCTGCTCTCACCCGGCAGACTTATCCGGACGGAGTTTTCCCCGATAGCCAAAATTTGATGTCAACCCTTCTGGGACAAAAGAAGCAGGGAAGAAAGAATCTTGTGGAACAGGCTCTTAGCGAGACTCGGTTAGCCATGGTTTCCGGAGATTATAAATACATTCCCTCTTCTTCTGACAACAGGGCTAAAAAGAAGTCTTCCGATGCCATCCTTTACATCCTTAAGAATGATCCGGGAGAAACAGATAATATCGCCAAAAAATACCCTGAACTCGTGCAAAAAATTCATGAAGAGTTTCTTCATGAATTAGGGACGAAATGA